Below is a genomic region from Neoarius graeffei isolate fNeoGra1 chromosome 12, fNeoGra1.pri, whole genome shotgun sequence.
taattgatgcagtatgtggtttggcattgtcatgttggaaaatgcaaggtcttccctgaaagagacgtcgtctggatgggagcatatattgctctagaacctggatgtacctttcagcattgatggtgtctttccagatgtgtaagctgcccatgccacacgcactaatgcaaccccatgccatcagagatgcaggcttctgaactgagcgctgataacaacttgggtcgtccttctcctctttagtccgaatgacacggcgtccctgatttccataaagaacttcaaattttgattcatctgaccacagaacagttttccactttgccacagtccattttaaatgagtcttggcccagagaagacgtctgcgcttctggatcatgtttagatacggcttcttctttgaactacagagttttagctggcaacggcggatggtatggtgaattgtgttcacagataatgttctctggaaatattcctgagcccattttgtgatttccaatacagaagcatgcctgtatgtgatgcagtgccgtctaagggcccgaagatcacgggcacccagtatggttttctggccttgacccttacgcacagagattcttccacattctctgaatcttttgatgatattatgcactgtagatgatgatatgttcaaactctttgcaattttacactgtcgaactcctttctgatattgctccactattttcggcgcagaattagggggattggtgatcctcttcccatctttacttctgagagtcgctgccactccaagatgctctttttatacccagtcatgttaatgacctattgccaattgacctaatgagttgcaatttggtcctccagctgttccttttttgtacctttaacttttccagcctcttattgcccctgtcccaacttttttgagatgtgttgctgtcatgaaatttcaaatgagccaatatttggcatgaaatttcaaaatgtctcactttcgacatttgatatgttgtctatgttctattgtgaatacaatatcagtttttgagatttgtaaattattgcattccgtttttatttacaatttgtactttgtcccaacttttttggaatcggggttgtaaattgcgGTTGAATTATTCTCTCTGTTTCACCCAGACGTCAGAAGAGGAGCTGTTTGGAAACAATGAGGAAACACCAGCTTTCACAGAGTTCCTCCAAGTGCTGGGAGACTGTGTGGAGCTGCAGGATTTTAAAGGGTAAGAGAGCTAGAGAGTCACAAGGGCATCTTATTGTACAGAAGGAAACCTTTCATTTTTAAATGAACGCTCATTTAAGCACAGTGGCTCAAAATAGTAGGATCTTTCAACtgcggaggaaaagaaaaaagtcacaaatgaaGATGTTCGGTCTTTTATTGCTTACTACTCCTTACTATCAGTTATGTCAAAATCAAGAGATATTAATAATAGTAAATAGTGTACTGTATATTGATGATAAATTATTCTTTTGGAAGAAATGACCTGAGGCCTCAGATGTCTGACTGAACTTTCTCTTCTCTGCTAGTTTTCGAGGTGGGCTGGATGTTCGTAACGGGCAAACAGGCTCACAGTCAGTctacactgttttcaaagggcaGGAGCTCATGTTCCACGTCTTGACCAAGTTACCCTTCATAGAAGGGGACATGCAACAGGTACATATTCAGCCAGAGAGCTATCATTTAACTACACCTCCAGCTAGCaatggttgtggtgtctcagtaaTTAAATGTCTGAGGTGGTGATCAgtgatgggtttcccaaaagcctcttaacactaaaagcagcttaactaggagagagagtgttcattgtactgctcgctctaccatttttaacgatgatctttgtgctacggtgCTTTTggaaaactctgcacagaaggttgggggttcaagccccagcacaaTCAAGCTGTCACTGTTGAGTCCTTGAGCAAGACCATCTGCTTCAGGGATGCTGTATCATGGATGATTCATGATATGTGAAGGAAAACATTTTGCTGTAATGTATTTAaggcaaataaaggcttcttcttcttcataaagCTGTGCTGCACATCTTAAATGTATAAGTTTTCTGAAGCATCTGGGGCTATACTTCCAAATGGATGTGTTATTTTTTTCACCCACACACAGGTTCAAAGGAAGAGACATATAGGAAATGACATCGTGGCAACGGTTTTCCAAGAAGAGGCCACACCGTTTGTGCCTGACATGATCGCATCCAACTTTCTTCACGCCTATATCCTGGTCCAGGTAGAGAATCCGGGTACAGACGACACCACGTAcaaggtaaaataaataaataaataaataaataaaggtgaaTTAATACCATTATGCAAAACACTTATATTGACTAGTATTTCAATCAAACATTTCTTATTTAAATTTTACTTATGTTTAACTATATGCAGAGGTGTGGGGTGTGTCCGTTAATGATGGCTATTCTTTTTACTGAGTCAGATCACATGACTCTGTATGGACTCTTTTGGCCCACAAGTGGCTCATTGCCATTATTTTCTAAACCAGACAAATTCTGCAATGTTTTGTTTCGTGATTGTTTTTCTTTGTCGAACTATGGCTAAAATTGTTTCATGAAATCTTCTTCTTCCTTCAAATTAAAAAACAACATGACTTTGCATCGAATGTTCTAAAAATCCATTGAAATAACTGCGAAATCAGCAAGTCACTACAGATGTGCACTgacaaatacagaaagcatgcatGCATTAATGCTAGTGATCTCCATACATGTGGCAACATACAGTACATCTTCAACAGATCATATATGTGAATCAGCTCTTTGAGTGTATATATAAATCAGTGccgtccacaattattggcaccccttataaagattagaaaaaaaatccatattttgctgaagtcgcttcatctcacactaaaaaaatgagaaaaatccaacctttaattgaaataaatttattcagagaaaaaacaaATCCCTTACTGGgacataattattttcaacaaaagaaCATGcgacactattattggcacccctggaaatgacagtgaacacaatgtaactggagCATGATttgcatttaaattgtacatttttgagttgattggagtgtgtaggaactttcaagctgtaatccacgaCTTCCTGatgaactggggtacaaatatgaggtgacacagaggccaaattccctctgggaaagataagagatcacacaaaccaaaTCATTTTTTTGAaccttttttactaatctttacaaggggtgccaataatcatagaTAGCACTATATATACACTGTACatactatagatagatagatagatagatagatagatagatagatagatagatagatagatagatagatagatagatagatagagtatacagtggtgcttgaaagtttgtgaaccctttagaattttctatatttctgcaaaaatatgacctaaaacatcatcagattttcacacaagtcctaaaagtagataaagagaacccagttaaacaaatgagacaaaaatattatacttggtcatttatttattgaggaaaatgatccaatattacatatctgtgagtggcaaaagtatgtgaacctttgctttcagtatctggtgtgatccccttgtgcagcaataactgcaactaaacgtttgcggtaactgttgatcagtcctgcacaccggcttggaggaattttagcccattcctccgtacagaacagcttcaactctgggatgttggtgggtttcctcacatgaactgctcgcttcaggtccttccacaacattttgattggattaaggtcaggactttgacttggccattccaaaacattaactttattcttctttaaccattctttggtagaacgacttgtgtgcttagggtcgttgtcttgctgcatgacccaccttctcttgagattcagttcatggacagatgtcctgacattttcctttagaattcgctggtataattcagaattcattgctccatcaatgatggcaagccgtcctggcccagatgcagcaaaacaggcccaaaccatgatactaccaccaccatgtttcacagatgggataaggttcttatgctggaatgcggtgttttcctttctccaaacttaatgcttctcatttaaaccaaaatgttctattttggtctcatccatccacaaaacatttttccaatagccttctggcttgtccatatgatctttagcaaactgcagacaagtagcaagttttttggagagccgtggctttctccttgcaaccctgccatgcacaccattgtttttcagtgttctcctgatggtggactcatgaacattaacattagccaatgtgatagaggccttcagttgcttagaagttaccttggggtcctttgtgacctcgccgactattacatgccttgctcttggagtgatctttgttggtcgaccactcctggggagggtaacaatggtcttgaatttcctccatttgtacacaatctgtctgactgtggattggtggagtccaaactctttagagatggttttgtaaccttttccagcctgatgagcatcaacaacgctttttctgaggtcctcagaaatctcctttgttcatgccatgatacacttccacaaacgtgttgtgaagctcagaccttgatagatctctgttctttaaataaaacagggtgcccgctcacacctgattgtcatcccattgattgaaaacacctgactctaatttcaccttcaaattaactgctaatcctagaggttcacatacttttgccactcacagatatgtaatattggatcattttcctcaataaataaatgaccaagtatcatatttttgtctcatttgtttaactgggttctctttatctacttttaggacttgtgtgaaaatctgatgatgttttgggtcatatttatgcagaaatatagaaaattctaaagggttcacaaactttcaagcaccactgtataacatgGTATTTTGAAGTAATACCTGCAGTATACCTGCCTTGCATTGCATAAGGATAGACAGCCATGAAGATAATAATGAAGGACAGTCAATCCATCTGCATTGTCATACCCAGGCTTAATAAGATATCATTATTTCTTAGCTAAATGAATGATGCATTGCAGGTCTCTGTCACAGCAAGAGATGATGTGCCACAATTCGGTCCTCCGCTCCCAAATCCACCGGTCTTCAGAAAGGTAAATAGCTGCAGTCAAAATAGCTGCTTCTATATTAGAAAGGATTTTTTTTGCATGTCTTTGCATTTGCTATCTCATTCTGTCCATCCACAGGGCCCAGAATTCAGAGAGTTCTTGCTGACTAAGCTGATCAATGCAGAGCTAGCCTGCTACCGCTCAGATCGATTTGCCAAGCTTGAGGTGAGTACAAAACAGTCAACAACATCACATTCGTTAAGTGTATCAATATGTGTAGCGCATTCAGTGTGTATTCCCAACTCACATCCAGTGTCCTCGTGACAGGATCCGGCTCCACCAcacccctgaccaggataaagcaattactgaagataaatgattgaattaaacaataaatatatgAGCATTGCAACTCAAGCCGGATCAAAATTTTGCCTGTATTTTCGTTATTATAAGATGGACGGTCATTAAGCTTGTTCCACCAAAACAATGCAGttgctgaaggtcactgctgtttATGCTCATTTCCACTAGTTTTGGCGGTTTGTTGGAATTTCATTAGTATGTTTGCTTTCAGTGGTTAGTATGTATGTGTGAATTAGTTTTTACTTTAGTTCAactgtagttagcgctgtcgcctcacagcaagaaggtccgggttcgagccccgtggccagcgagggcctttctgtgcggagtttgcatgttctccccgtgtctgcgtgggtttcctccgggtgctccggttcccctcacaatccaaagacatgcaggttaggttaactggtgactctaaattgaccgtaggtgtgaatgtgagtgtgaatggttgtctgtgtctatgtgtcagtcctgtgatgacctggcgacttgtccagggtgtaccccgcctttcgcccgtagtcagctgggataggctcgagcttgcctacgaccctgtaggacaggataaagcggctagagataatgagatgagatatatgtgtgtgtgtatgtatatataaataatgtgtgtgtgtgtgtgtgtgtgtgtgtgtgtgtgtgtgtgtgtgtgtgtgtgtgtctgcatgcaTTGCTGGACTGTATAAGCAACTGTTGGAGGGAGTTATAAGGCATATATACATTTGCTCATATGATATGATATGTATGTTTATTTGTATATGTATGATATGTATATTTTCTTATATGTATGTGTTAGGAGAGAACGCGAACAGCATTGCTGGACAGCCTCCATAATGAATTGCACAAACAGACTCAGGCGCTTCTGGGTCAACCACTCAGCAGTGATGAGGAGCGAATGGAAAATGGAAGCCATGGGGGAATACTGGAGTCTATCAAGGTGCCCAGAAACAAAAAATTGCTTCATTAAAAACCAGGCACAACAACCTCAATGCTCCTGATAAAAAAGCTGACAGAGATATCTTCCTCTTGACCTTTTTCCTCTGTTTATGCCTCAGCGAGCAATGCGTGTGCGTAGTCACTCAATGGAGACGATGACAAGCTCTCAGAAGCATGGCCGCTCtgcagggggaggaggggtgcccACCAGTCTGAGTGGAGCGGGTCTCACCCATAGCAGCCCTGAGTGCAATAGGAAGTCGGTGAGCACTCCAAGCTACCATCCACAATCTCAATACACTCACAGTGTAGTGGAAGTCTGAATCTCAAAAGTATCCAAAAATACACTTACATGAAAGGAGTTACCTTAAAGCACTTTAATTGCACAAAGCAATGCCAACACTGAGTGGTTCCGTCCGGAAGCGCACTGAATTTTTCAGGGACAACATGGTCGTTATAAACAATTTGTCCCAGTACAAGATACCTCTCCCGAATCGTCccgaaacaaaatggcggctcctattaaaatcattgtagAAGGACCTTTTTTTGTTTGAACAcagtcttctgattggctgccacagtacTTCTCATTGGCTAAAGCACACACTCTGCCAAGTTTGAAATAGAACAGACCTACTTGTGATTTTCGTCAAGTGATGCCTCAAGCTTTTCGCTAAACAATTAGCGAGTTATGGTCAgtgcttgtgtttttgtttaagtGCTTCTACAATGATTACAATCAGTGGTAAAGAAAACATAATCATGGATACATGCACCATCCTCTAAATATTCAAACTCATAAATTGTTCCTAGGCGCAACTAATGGAGCCTAGTGACACAAAAACCCCTAAGTAGAGTATCATAAATTCAAGCTAAGTAAATACAACATAGTTTCTCAGTGATCTTAGGAAAATATTCACAGTGGGCTCATGCACCTTAGTGTCTCAGGCCTCTAATATATTGGCATGAGAAAGTTCTAATTTTCTCAACTTGCTAACAAAGATACATTTCACAGTTTGACCTGTTGACCCTTGTAGCACAGAGCCTGGATAATCATGGCCTCAGATATAGAAATCTAAACACATTTTGATGATCTACAGCATGCTAAACAGTAATCTTGAGGTATCAAATAATCCTTCaatagatacagtggggcaaaaaagtatttagtcagtcaccaattgtgcaagttctcccacttaaaaagatgagagaggcctgtaattttcatcataggtatacctcaactatgagagacaaaatgataaaaaaaaaaaatccagaaaatcattgtctgatttttaaagaatttatttgcaaattatggtggaaaataagtatttggtcaataacgaaagttcatctcaatactttgttatataccctttgttggcaatgacagaggtcaaatgttttctgtaagtcttcacaaggttttcacacactgttgctggtattttggcccattcctccatgcagatctcctctagagcagtgatgttttggggctgtcgctgctgggcagcacggactttcaactccctccaaagattttctatgggtttgagatctggagactggctaggccactccaggaccttgaaatgcttcttacgaagccactccttcgttgcccaggcggtgtgtttgggatcattgtcatgctgaaagacccagccacgtttcatcttcaatgcccttcctgatggaaggaggttttcactcaaaatctcacgatacatggccccattcattctttcctttacacggatcagtcgtcctggtccctttgcagaaaaacagccccaaagcataatgtttccactcccatgcttcacaataggtatggtgttctttggatgcaactcagcattctttctccgccaaacatgacaagttgagtttttaccaaaaagttctattttggtttcatctgaccatatgacactctcccagtcctcttctggatcatccaaatgctctctagcaaacttcagacgggcctgggcatgtactggcttaagcagggggacacgtctggcactgcaggatttgagtccctggcggcgtagtgtgttactgatggtagtctttgttactttggtcccagctctctgcaggtcattcactaggtccccccgtgtggttctgggatttttgctcaccgttcttgtgatcattttgaccccacggggtgagatcttgcgtggagccccagatcgagggagattatcagtggtcttgtatgtcttccattttctaataattgctcccacagttgatttcttcacaccaagctgcttacctattgtagattcagtcttcccagcctggtgcaggtctacaattttgtttctggtgtcctttgacagctctttggtcttggccatagtggagtttggagtgtgactgtttgaggttgtggacaggtgtcttttatactgataacgatttcaaacaggtgccattaatacaggtaacgagtggaggacagagtagcctcttaaagaagttgttacaggtctgtgagagccagaaatcttgcttgtttgtaggtgaccaaatacttattttaccgaggaatttaccaattaattcattaaaaatcctacaatgtgatttcctggattctttcccccattctgtctctcatagttgaagtgtacctatgatgaaaattacaggcctctctcatctttttaagtgggagaacttgcacaattggtggctgactaaatacttttttgccccactgtacatgcttTCTTGTTTGCTCTGAATAGGTTTAAAGCAGAGGCTCTCAACCTTGGGGTCAGGACCCCAAATGGCGTCACCTAAGATGCAGATGGGGTCAAAGAAGATTTTTATCAACCATTATTTATAATCTTGATCTTTGAGCATGAGCTtgatattttaatatttaaaaaaataattaaaatggtcttattattaatattaaaatTTCAATAGCCTTCATTCAGTCTGAAGGACCTCTTAAGTTAAGACCATATACACCAGACCACAACGGTGATCTATCCAGCATGCTGTGATGTTAATCAAAGCAACCTTTACATCAGACACCGGCAGTGGATaggtcggcttttttttttttgctttttttttaactttaaatcAAAAGAAGCCTATTTTTGTGTGGCATGATCATGGTTTCTAGGTCGACCAGACTAAAACAACAAACCTAATCATTTGCTAACACTTATTTATGCAGGGTTCAGTGTCCTTGTGTGCATCAAATCAAATTTAGTAGCCGAGATGAGAAATGTGCTTTTGGCTACATCTCCTGACTTTGATAAGCTGCAGTGTGATGCACAATCCCAGTCCCCTCATTAGACTCACAACAATTTTAGGTCCTTAAGATAGGAT
It encodes:
- the rap1gap2b gene encoding rap1 GTPase-activating protein 2b isoform X2 — translated: MLRRKRSVSFGGFGWIDKSSITALRTRKQEMLTISSVPLADCPPSPPRTAPAALKSTPFFDSLEKMEDNYVSYPSIEKVLQDGPPYPQVILPQLGGYWIEDPENPGITPNSGESSWYPEEDEEGANSGGDFGYRLESNYGIRAYRKHFLGREHLDFYCTASNHGNVVLSLRHEETKDQEHLHIILRTPAKTIYDRILVTGLRKLPSVPQLAKLLCEDIFGLKFSPVLYPKGSQLILNYDEHELNNTFKFGVIYQKFGQTSEEELFGNNEETPAFTEFLQVLGDCVELQDFKGFRGGLDVRNGQTGSQSVYTVFKGQELMFHVLTKLPFIEGDMQQVQRKRHIGNDIVATVFQEEATPFVPDMIASNFLHAYILVQVENPGTDDTTYKVSVTARDDVPQFGPPLPNPPVFRKGPEFREFLLTKLINAELACYRSDRFAKLEERTRTALLDSLHNELHKQTQALLGQPLSSDEERMENGSHGGILESIKRAMRVRSHSMETMTSSQKHGRSAGGGGVPTSLSGAGLTHSSPECNRKSYAL